agtcagtgtgtggtcCCTGGTGATCAGcggtgcagtcagtgtgtggtccctggtgatcagtggtgcagtcagtgtgtggtccctggtggtcagtgctgcagtcagtgtgtggtccctggtgatcagtggtgcagtcagtgtgtggtccctggtggtcagtggtgcagtcagtgcccggtccctggtggtcagtggtgcagtcagtgtgtgctccctggtggtcagtggtgcagtcagtgcccggtccctggtggtcagtggtgcagtcagggtccctggtggtcagtggtgcagtcagtgtgtggtccctggtggtcagtgctgcagtcagggtccctggtggtcagtggtgcagtcagtgtgtggtccctggtggtcagtggtgcagtcagtgtgtggtccctggtggtcagtgatgCAGTCAgggtccctggtggtcagtggtgcagtcagtgtgtggtccctggtggtcagtgctgcagtcagggtccctggtggtcagtggtgcagtcagtgtgtggtccctggtggtcagtgctgcagtcagggtccctggtgatcagtggtgcagtcagtgcccggtccctggtggtcagtggtgcagtcagtgtgtggtcCCTGGTGGTCAGCGGTGCGGTCAGTGTTTGGAGACAGAGGTACACTCTCTATATACTTCTCTATTGTGAGCTATTTATTAGCTGTCCACAGACCTCAGGTTTAGCTTCTACCAGCCccgtgacgtcacgccgcctgatGACATCACCCCCTCCATCATGGCGGCCGAGCAGCAGCCACAGACCTCCATGCCCATATATTACTCTATTGGGGGTGAATGTGACGTCACACCCCGCCAGCCAATCAGTGATGGGGCCAGCGGCCGCCCTCTGACAAATCACGTCCAGGACTGCGAGCAGCCAATCAGCGCCTCGCGAGTGTAACGGTTTCTGAATAAAAACTGACGTGGCTCCGCCTACTGGGCTGCGTGTCACAGTGGGCGGGGCGGGGAGCTGGCTAGGCGCTGATTGGCGTTATGTGAGCGCCTTCCGCCAATAGGAGAGGACTTGTGCGCGGCTGCGGGGGAGGGTCCCCGTGACGTCACGGCGGCTGCTAGTTGCCGGCTGCCTCTGGACTCTCGGGTTCAGTTTGGTGCTGAGCGAGTAACCGGGCGGCGGACGGGTAAGTGAGCGCCGCTGTGCGCATGCGTGTGACAGCCTGTCCTGTATTGTCCCCTGGGGGAGGGAGGTGGTCACCCGCTGCTGTGGCGGTCACATTCACCGGCGCCTCACAGCCCGTGCAGGGTACCCCATGCTGCGAGACCTGGAACATGTCACCCCCAGACCCTCCTGTGCTGATATCAGGGGTCATTGTACTGGACCGAGACACCCTCTAATGTCACCCTGCTTCTAGCTGGAGCCCCTCTTATGTCTCTCCCCCATTATTTATAATGATGTATATGGTGAACCTTATAGTGTAGCCAGTGTGACCCCATAGGAATATTGTATCTAAAGTCGCCTCCTGTGATCTCGGTGTCACCTGCCCGTGACCTGGATGGTGGGTCACTTCATATCCTTCTATCCCCAGTCCTATATAGGATGTTGTATCCCCTACAGCTCCCGGGATTCCGTCCCATGACCCCTATCCTAGGGCAAGAGCTGATGGCGCCTTCTATGGGTAGCTGCCACATTTAGCGACTGATCACAGCCAAGAGAGGGAAGTGACCTGTGCCCTTTCATAGGGCATCGCATAGAGTCCCTTCCACCCGGAGGACATCTGCTGTGTCCTCGCTGTTCAGCCGGTAGGTGTCTCTCCGCCGAGCCCCGGTAGGTGTCTCTCTGCCGTGTCCCGAGCCCCGGTAGTTATCTCTCAGCCGTGTCCTCAGCGCGGAGTTCATTCCTGGTAACGTGATTGGGATTTTCCCTGTTCCGGCGGCTCCATTGATAGAACGGGAACAGGTAGCGCTGCCATTCACATCTAAAAGGgatgaaggggttaaatcttaACCCTCTAATTACAGGTGGGGGCGAAGGGGATGATGTAATGCTtcctataggggggggggggttaaccctACATGTGCTGATTTCTAGACGATACactgtggatgtagcagggctgagtctGTAACCTTGGTGCGGTTTCTGCTCCATCCGTCTGCGCTGCTATTGGCTGGGATCCTGGCGTCTGACAAGGCTTCTTGTGTTCTCCTGCCGGGTAACCATGGCACCGAGGTTCCTCCCTATGGTCTCAGTTGGTGCCATCCAGATTGTCTGTGCCATGTGGATCCAATATCATCTGGCACAAGCGATGGGTCTGATGATTCACGCTGAATGAGCCTCTGCAGAGCCTTGTGTGTCCATCTGTGACCTGCAGAACCGCTCTGCAACAGAGCCTCTCACCCTCTGCAGAGCCTTGTGTGTCCATCTGTGACCTGCAGAACCGCTCTGCAACAGAGCCTCTCACCCTCTGCAGAGCCTTGTGTGTCCATCTGTGACCTGCAGAACCGCTCTGCAACAGAGCCTCTCCTCTCACCCTCTGCAGAGCCTTGTGTGTCCATCTGTGACCTGCAGAACCGCTCTGCAACAGAGCCTCTCCTCTCACCCTCTGCAGAGCCTAGTGTGTCCATCTGTGACCTGCAGAACCGCTCTGCAACAGAGCCTCTCCTCTCACCCTCTGCAGAGCCTAGTGTGTCCATCTGTGACCTGCAGAACCGCTCTGCAACAGAGCCTCTCCTCTCACCCTCTGCAGAGCCTTGTGTGTCCATCTGTGACCTGCAGAACCGCTCTGCAACAGAGCCTCTCCTCTCACCCTCTGCAGAGCCTTGTGTGTCTATCTGTGACCTGCAGAACCGCTCTGTAACAAAAGCCTCTTCTCACCCTCTGCAGAGCCTTGTGTGTCCATCTGTGACCTGCAGAACCGCTCTGCAGCAGAGCCTCTTGTCACCCTCTGCAGAGCCTTGTGTCCACCTATGACCTGCAGAGCCCATCACCGTCTGCAGAGCCTTATGTGTCCATCCTTGACCTGCAGAGCCGCTCTGCAGCAGAGCTTCTCCTCTCACCGCTCCATTCTATATCTAGCACTGGAATGTGTGCCCATCCCCCGCCAATTCCCAGCTCTGGAATCTGATCCGGATGTTTTCTTTACACAATATTCCCACTAATTGCTCCGCAATTTACATGAAAATGTTTCAAATTCTCAATTGACTGTACGAGGCTTGCATCTGCTGAGACAATATACTCACAAGACTGGATTATCTCCGGGATGATAGTTTACAccaattttataataaaaattttgGTTCATTCtggttctgggaaagctgggtgactgtaTCCAGATATCATCATAGATCTCAAAGGTTCATCCTAGAAGCACAACCTTAAAATTGCTTCATAAGTTGCTGATAATACCCAACCCTGCCCttataggaaagctgggtgccggtaatccttaaaggggttgtcccattagAGACCCCTTATTGCAGAATGTGGCCATAGGATGATCATGTGATCGCCCTGTCCTGTTACTATGTGATATTATGTGGCAGTCACTCATATGACACATGCCCTGGAGATGAGACGTCCCCACAGTGATTGAGGGATCCCAAACTGGGGCCACCCAACACCCCCATAATGTCGTCCATATACGGAGTTATCTTCATGAGACCATCCCTTTAACCCATAAATGTGGCAGTGATGGAGCCCGGGGGCTGTAACGGCATTTTTAGACATTTCACAGgattctaggaaagctgggtgactaggaATATTGATACATCTTCGTGGTTTTGATCCATGgattctaggaaagctgggtgactagggATATTGATCCGTCCGCCTGGTTCTGATCCACGGACTCTAGGTAAGCTGGGTGACGAGAGTTGTTGATTTCGTCTGCGCGGTTCTGATCCATGgattctaggaaagctgggtgacaagggATATTGATACATCTGCTCAGTTTTGGTCCTTGgattctaggaaagctgggtgactagggATATTTGTACGTCTGCGCGGTTCTGATCCTTGGATTCTAGGAAAGCTTGGTGACGAGGGATATTGGTACATCTGCACAGTTCTGATCCTTGtattctaggaaagctgggtgactagggATATTTGTACGTCTGTGCGGTTCTGATCCCTGACACTCGTCCGCCTGGCTGTGTCTCTGATCTGTGCAGTCACtacatctcctcctgctccagttTCGTAGCGTTTGTATTCGCGGTGGCAGACGAGTTCGTGTCGCTGTGATTCACCGAGAGAAAACCCATCATTTACTGCACGGAGCAGGAATCTCGTCCTTCCGGTTTCTCCTTTTTCGGGCCGCGCTCTGGGCtcagctgctgctgctcctcctcctgtctcgcTGATCACGGGGGCGGAGCGGGAAATGCTAATTGTCTCCAAATTGCTGGATGCTTCGGATTCTGAAATCCTGGAAAATCTGAGGATGCGAAACTGTATGGAAGAGACTCCCCAGCGTGAAGGATCCTCTACATAAATGGGATGGGGGGGTCACGTTTGTTTTATGGATACGTTTAATTCTCAATCTATCCCCGGGTTTAATTATGTCGCCTCCCGGGAAATTCTAGAGGTCACGCGTCTGACTCCGGATAATTTATCTTCCGTCACGCCCAGACCGAGATATAAATCTGCTGGAAGGACTTGTCCAGTCGTGTTTGTTTCTAATACCCTTTGTCTTTCAGTTCCTTATCctcttcaagatctctgcttgctgaattGAGGCAGGATTAGTCATTGTTTACCTCCTCTAAGTGTTTATCTAGCAGAGTCTTCTATGACTGTTTACTTGGCTCACgttcacctcctccaaaaacatgagATGTGGACAGAAGGAACTTTGTTACAAGTTCCCGGAACCAAAAGTAAAATCGCTGAGTTCTGTTCAGTGATTTTGAGGTTTGGTCAGAATTTGCTTGTAGGAAAGGGCTTCGGGGTTCTTGCTCCGTATCAATACGAACCTAAGGCACCTCATCCAGTACCGGGCTTTGGAGAACCCAAAAACCAACATGTATGGAAGGTCCCCTGTTGGAGGCGTCACTGCTTTGGCAGATAGGAGTTACTTTATGGAAACTTTTTGCCTGAAAATATTACATTCTATGAACCACTTTCCCCCCTTTTAAtgtcttttatttttgtaaacatGTAAACGTACAGACAGATGGATTGCATAGATGGGATACAATGGcaccaaaccctcagctgtgagaagtcttCCATATTTCCGGAGTTGAATTACTGCGTTGACATTTGGTCAACAATACATTTACAATCCATTGACCTCATGTTAACGGAATGTAAACGCAATTTGTGAACGCAGGCTTTCTAAGGCTTTCTATGATTGTGAAGACACCGTGTTTTGGAAAGTCTTAGAACAAAGCAAACGAGGCCCTTTTAACCCTTCCGAGATGAACCAAATAAGGGGATGAACCAGGGGCCGGTGACCATAGCGAAGGGCTTTGTCCTCATCTGGCTGCGGCTGAGGTCATGTTTCCAGCTGCTCGGCTGATTCATGGCTCTAATAATACCAGTTCTTGGAGGTTCACGCCGCTGAGCGCACAGGGGGAGCCGCGATGATGGAGAGATTTTCCCTGGAATCTTATTAATAGCCTCCGAGCAGGAGAAGCAGTCGGATCCTAACAGCAATGAAGTCATTCCTTCCAGCTGGCTGACACATGGTAGAGAAATTCCTGGAATTACCCAAGAAGTTGAGTCGGGTTTGTCGGCTGCTTGGGAGGAGGTGGATGTTTTACTTCAGACTTTTTCTTGCCATAAATAACTGTATAGACAGAAAGGTGAAGGCGGGCGCCCTGCCTCGAATTTAATGGATTTTGGGCAAGGCGGAAAGAGTTACCTGCTGCTAATGGTTTTGAGTGCTGGAGATTTGTGCTTCGGCCAATTTGCCTTTAGGAAATGGATGAAAAATCATGGCCTTGTGCCGGGGGTCGTACGTTAGTTGCCTTAATGTGCCGTGATCTAGTACATTCCATTGTTATATCTCGGTAAAGTGATCTTCAGGACAAGTCGTGAGGCGCTGGTGCCAATAGCACAACATCCAACTCCCCTTCCCATCCAGCACTCAGCTCTGCAGGGCATGACTAGGCTGGGCAAGAACTTGGGCTATATAACCTCTTGTTTAGGAGGGGGCTACGTGATTGGAAACACCCAAGTGAGACCATTGAGAGAACTGGTTGTTATACAACGACCTCGACCCCCAACGATGCGTTAATCGGAACATCTATGGTCCCACCTCTTGCCTGACATCACTCCATAAAGGCGGCCTACCACATTTTTCATGTTCTTCCAAAACGTTGGCATCGGTGGTATCAAAAAAAGAAGGGGTGTCCCCAGGTAAACAGAAGTGATGCCTCGAGGCCACTCATTGACTGAACCCTCATCTGTGAGCCCCCTGCAACTTGCGTCTGGATGCATTTTCCGAAAACTTTTACATGCAAAAGTATATGCTCTTTTCATTCTCCTTTTAAGATGTGATGCCACAATCTGGTCATGGAGAGTCTAGTGTGGACTGGCGCATGGACCTCTCCATTCCACCATCATTGAGGCATGTGAGATCTTATCCCTCCTTGTCCTCAGTTGCTGCTTCTATTCTCAATCAAggctgggggggcgggggggtccACAGCCTCCAAAAATGGCCGCCTTTGCCACATGTGGGCGACAGACGCTGTACAATGTTCCCTGAAGTAGGTGAGGTCCCCGCTGTTCCTCAGGATCCATAGATACAGTAAGCAGGTAGGACTTACACAAAACCTTCCTCCATGAGACCCGGCGCCGTTCCTCCCCGTGAGCGTTTACACAATAGCGCTCAGCCACCCACACACTTATCAGAGCACACAGTGTTTCCAGTACATAGACGTGAACTGTAATGGGGACTTAACCCTTCAATACCCCATCACCGAAACACCATCACGTAACGTTCCCAGTCTTCTACCTTCACTTTTATAAGACTCTCACAAGTCGTGCATCGAGAACTTCCTTGATACGTGACTCCTTCTCGAGTCTGGAGTCCTATAATCCCCGCACGGCTTTGCTCTTACACAGTCCAAGCAGAATAAATGCACCGTAATTTCTCAATAATGCGGGAACACCGCCGGGTGAGCTAATGACTACAATTTAGAAGGTAAATGAAATCCTTCCAGCAGATTTGTAGCGGCTTTTAAACATTATAACCAGATAATTGAAGGTAACCGAGCACGGACGAGCCCCGAGTGATCCATCCTCAGGTAATTGCTTCGTGTTATGGCCAGGATGTTCTCACAGCCATAAATCCTATAGATTGGGCTAAATCCATAAGGGAATGGGTTATTTCCTGCCGACTTTGCAGCTAGAGACATAGAAATTGGCTTGGGGCATATCGGATGTGAAGACCTGAGGGTCATATGACCTTCTGCAAAGTATCTGAACCGCTTTGAGTGACTTGGACACTGTAGATTGGTCTTGATGGACCTTCTCTTGAAGCTCCACTGTTGCAGTGGTGCTGTATTTCGAGTAGATGTTGGGTGGGGTAGTTGAATTTCTACGAGCCCAATCATTGTGTTCTGCATAGATTAATCACTAAACAGTAGACACCCTCCGAAAATCGTGAGAAATGTAAAGACACTTCCCCCTCAGGTCACAGTCCCACCGCTGTCTCGTAGTAAACCCCTCCAACTTGCcaacaacctgacaagtggttatTTGTACCACTGATGGGTGTGAATAACGTTCTGCTTCGCCGGGCACCATACATCGGCTTTTCTTTAACACACAAAGTCCTGTCCCTGCTGAGCCGGTGATTTCCATTGACAAGGTCAAGGGGGTCAGTCCTACTTCAGCGTAGAGAACCTTCCTCCCCGTTCTGTCCGTTATCCTCTTCTGACTCCATTGGAAAGTTGGTTAAATACGATGTAAGAAGTTATCAATGTAATGACCAAGATTTGTCGTCCTCCTCATGATTTGTTGGGAGTCGTCGTGTTTTTGTCTTGTTGTTTGTATGACGTCACCATTCATCGTGTGTTGGAGACCCCTCGAAACTCGACCATCATTTCACAATTGTGTTACAAAAAAAGTCTCATCCAGTTATCATCTTCTTGTCACTTTCATTCACTTCTGAAGATAAAATGTAAGATGCTCTCAGATCTCAGATGACTCAAGGATGTTGAGGTCTTCATGTCTTCAGATGTCGTGGTCTATAGCCACAACAAGTTGCTGTTGCAATCGATGTCCGTATCCAAAAAGCCTCACCACCAGttgtccatcatcatcatcatccattgACCACGTTCTTCCGTCCATGCTTTTCAATATATATTCATTCCCATCTCCAAAACTCTCCTTTCTTCTACCAGATGTCTGCCTAAACCCCCTAGAAGGAAGCCCGCCCTCCTGCCGCACCTGTGGGGTCGCCGAGCCCACCCCTCCTGCAAGTCTGCCGGGCCGCAAATCATGTTTAAGTGCGAACCCAGGCAAAAAGTTGGAAACGATTTTTTTATCAAGTCCATCGGCGACGGCGCTCAAGAGAAGCGCAGAACCACGTTTTTTAAAGTGGGGATAACCTTAGGAATTTTATCTGCTCATTTCGGGGGTAGGTATATTTTTAAGGTTCTGTGACCTCCTGCATGTCTACGTGTCCGTATAGATCAGTGAGGGGCTTTGTCCAGGGAAGTGTTGACTGCCGTGAATGCCTTGGTGGCTCTTCCCTGAATCTTCTAGTTGGTTCAAAGCTTGGACCCCTCTGTTACCCAATGTTACAGATGGGACCATAAAAGGGTGTAAACTGTGTCTTGTAGAGGTTCTTCTAGTCTTTTATAATCGAAGTTCCACCAGAAATACAAATTCTCACAGTTAGGCCAGATTCAcattgccgttgcccgccgtaccgtagcacggcataCGCGGCagcgtgcagggagaggaggagggggtgagcgctgctctccatagggatgtatggcgtgcggcgccgtaatacgggaaaaggtaggacatgtcctatctttttcccgggtacggtgcTGCGCGTGTGctacaccgtaccgctcccgtagggcgcagtGCGCCcagtgccgtctatgggggggcgtatatcagccatatatatgcgtcccccatgcggcagtgtgaactTACCCTTATAGTTTTGGGTTTCTTGGGTTGGTGGGAATTAGGTGTCCACATACTGTAGATAGCAAAAAGGAGAGGCCTAAACCTCTGGTGGCCGATTTATCTTCCGTGAGAACATAGTACCCGGGACAGAAATATCCAAAGTCCCGATTTTCTGCTTTTCCCCCGACAAGCGGAGGGGTTTTGGCATTGGTCGCTTACATTTTAGATGGTTACTTGGTCCCACCTGGTTAGGACAGCACTTCTCTGTATACAGCCACCTATAGAAGGGTTTACGTTTGAGGGTATTGTAGATTCGTGAGCCTTCTCCGTCTATTATGGCTTCCATTAACGTCTTTCATTGTTGTCGTCGTAGTCATGGACCGGTTTATACGAGTGTGATCCAACAAATGCCTTTAAGGGTGACTCAGGATCATTCTAATTCTGGCAGCTTCTTGTAGGGTTGTTCACGTTGACATATGGTAACTGTAAATTTAGTCTGATTACTATGGGCGGCCACACACGGGCAGATGTCTCTCTAGCAGTGGGTGAGGAGATCGTCCATCCCAAGGTGGTAGATGAGGAGAACATTGTGTTCTTGAGTTGTTGGAAGTGATGTTGGGTTGAGTCTTCTCCCACCAGGTTCGAAACCATTCGGCCATTGGTAGAAGGCAAGTTATGGCAAATCCAACCATAAGCCACCCCCTCCACCTATGTAGACCCACAGCCAACGACTAACCGACTCCTCGTCACCCTGAGGGCGCATGGCAGTTGTAGTGACACTACATATATCCTCTGTATATTGAAATATCTTCTGAAAACCCATAGTTCAGGGATGTGTCCCCTATAACTTGGTTGCGTTCCTTCCAGGGGCGAGGATTCTTGACCAGAAGCCTCAGACGGTGGACATGGGGAAGGATTACTACAAGATCTTGGGAATCCCTTCAGGGGCCAACGAGGATGAAATCAAGAAAGCCTATCGCAAAATGGCCCTGAAATACCACCCAGACAAGAACAAGGACGCCAACGCGGAGGACAAGTTCAAGGAGATCGCAGAAGCCTATGATGTTCTCAGTGACCCCAAAAAGAGGGCGGTGTATGACCAGTATGGAGAGGAGGGTAAGACTCGGGCTCCTCGGGGGTGGGGCTTTAAGATGCATAATATTGAAGTGTCAGTATTTTGACTTGTATGAGGTGTAACTTTTGGTACATGGCATTTGCATAACTGACCCTGCagcttttaaagggcatctaccaccaggataaaggattgtaaacccagcactgacatactggtgtgcatcctctctggcaggatccgctcttctttaagctttatgtgcccttgttttaaaggggggggggggcttttaaattatgcaaatgagcttgtggggctctaggctccaatGACaccaatggagcccagagcccctcagttccatttgcataattttaaaagcatttaaaagagccgaccctgccagaggggagacacaccagtatgtcagtgctcggtttacaatccttcatcctggtgttagtaAGTAAAGGGATTcgatcaccaggttttaccctgcTAAACTCGTAGTCCCCTCATGGGAGGGATGagatttcctttctagaattcgctctttaatgtgaaatctcacccttttACCTATTTAAAAATGTGACtatgaacagagaagagtcatatttgcccaaGAGGAGTCAAGAACCTGCTTTTTGTGTTTAAAGATAATAATCTGATCTTTCAGATCTGGTGTGTAGCTCTAtgagatacagaaccagagatacaggcagttaaataaaATGTGTGGAATGGGACACTATATATGCACTGCCTGTAACTCCTGTATACTTGTACTATAAGGGCTCTAGAGGACTCTGTGTCGCCCCCTGTGGTATCACAGCGTTATGTCACCCATCAGtagtcacacagacttctccagCGGGAGGTGGGTGCAGCCGTTGCTCATCTTATTAATAACCGGGACCTGCCAGGACTTATTTGTGCAGAACGGCCTTGATGTTTATACTGGGAAATACTCGGCGCCAGGTTTCTGTCGGATCACGTGTCTCCGCACATGAGGTTGTTTTCGTGGGTTCTTGGTGATGAGATCCGGAGCGTTTAGTGACTGCATTGCCCGGAGCCATCACCGAGCCCAAGCTTCACAGACGAGCAGAGACGAGTCATGTGACCCTACAAGGAGATGCGCTGTTACCCAATTATATCATCCAGGTTCACTTCCCTTTGGGAAAATAAGAGGGGTATTTCCATTTCTACAAAATGTTAGCATCTTATTACGGGGTGTGACCCCCGAGACATCACTAGTTCTAGGATTGCAGGGGGTATCAGCGTGGTGACCCTTCATTCTCTGGAGAAATAGAGACACCAGAGGTTGGACCCCACTTATTAGACAGTAATGATGGGCAGTCACAGTCGGGTCTCAAAACTGTAAGGATCCAGTTATATACCGTAGTGCATCATGTCTtctactccattcacatccaaagCTTTCCTTTACCTAAACTTTATTCATTCTTCCCTCCGTAGGTCTCAAAACAGGAGGTGGCTCCACCGGCAACACTGGAAACTCCTTCCACTACACTTTCCATGGGGACCCTCACGCCACCTTTGCCTCGTTCTTTGGAGGATCAAACCCGTTTGACATCTTCTTTGGCTCAGGCCGGACCCGTATGGGCAACGGCTTCGACCACGAAGACATGGACATTGAGGACGACGACGATGATCCGTTTGGCGGCTTTGGGCGTTTTGGTTTCAACGGTGTAAACGGTTTCCACCGGCGGCACCCGGATCAGCTGCACAACCGGCGGAAAGTGCAGGACCCCCCCGTCATCCACGAGCTCAAAGTGTCACTGGAGGAGATCTACCACGGCTGCACCAAGCGCATGAAGATCACACGGCGGAGGCTCAACCCAGACGGACGGACGGTCAGAACCGAGGACAAGATCCTCAACGTGGTGATCAAGAAAGGCTGGAAAGAGGGGACGAAGATCACCTTCCCTAAAGAGGGGGACGCCACGTCGGAGAACATCCCCGCAGACATCGTCTTCCTGCTGAAGGACAAACCGCACTCGCATTTCAAGAGAGACGGCTCCAACATCGTCTACATGGCCAAGATCGCCCTGAAAGAGGTAGGTGCACGTCCTGCCCCCTGCACTGAGGGGGTATTATCAGGTTTCATATTTATAACACATCCACGGTATTTCTCATGAGTACATGATAGAGGTAGGACCCACCTaacctaaaggaaacctaccgacaaaatccatcctgataacccagggacattactcgtagatccaggcaccgggactgtgggatcttcttatatctgttatccatggcctccttccttctaaaatcaactttgacaaTTTTATGCTAATgggacagaagggctctgggggcattaccatagCCCCTA
The DNA window shown above is from Engystomops pustulosus chromosome 1, aEngPut4.maternal, whole genome shotgun sequence and carries:
- the DNAJB5 gene encoding dnaJ homolog subfamily B member 5 isoform X1, coding for MFKCEPRQKVGNDFFIKSIGDGAQEKRRTTFFKVGITLGILSAHFGGARILDQKPQTVDMGKDYYKILGIPSGANEDEIKKAYRKMALKYHPDKNKDANAEDKFKEIAEAYDVLSDPKKRAVYDQYGEEGLKTGGGSTGNTGNSFHYTFHGDPHATFASFFGGSNPFDIFFGSGRTRMGNGFDHEDMDIEDDDDDPFGGFGRFGFNGVNGFHRRHPDQLHNRRKVQDPPVIHELKVSLEEIYHGCTKRMKITRRRLNPDGRTVRTEDKILNVVIKKGWKEGTKITFPKEGDATSENIPADIVFLLKDKPHSHFKRDGSNIVYMAKIALKEALCGCTVNIPTIDGRVIPLPCSDVIKPGTVKRLRGEGLPFPKVPTQRGDLIVEFQVRFPDRIPQPTRELLKQHLPCS
- the DNAJB5 gene encoding dnaJ homolog subfamily B member 5 isoform X2, whose amino-acid sequence is MGKDYYKILGIPSGANEDEIKKAYRKMALKYHPDKNKDANAEDKFKEIAEAYDVLSDPKKRAVYDQYGEEGLKTGGGSTGNTGNSFHYTFHGDPHATFASFFGGSNPFDIFFGSGRTRMGNGFDHEDMDIEDDDDDPFGGFGRFGFNGVNGFHRRHPDQLHNRRKVQDPPVIHELKVSLEEIYHGCTKRMKITRRRLNPDGRTVRTEDKILNVVIKKGWKEGTKITFPKEGDATSENIPADIVFLLKDKPHSHFKRDGSNIVYMAKIALKEALCGCTVNIPTIDGRVIPLPCSDVIKPGTVKRLRGEGLPFPKVPTQRGDLIVEFQVRFPDRIPQPTRELLKQHLPCS